A genomic segment from Desulfovibrio aminophilus DSM 12254 encodes:
- a CDS encoding integrase core domain-containing protein, translated as GVRISMDGRGRWMDNVMIERLWRSLKYECVYLRELETGSELRQALSWWFDFYNNRRPHKTFDGRKPMEIYQVLKPEGVPPLACPEKAA; from the coding sequence CCGGAGTCCGCATCTCCATGGACGGCCGAGGCCGTTGGATGGATAACGTGATGATCGAACGTCTTTGGCGTTCACTGAAATACGAATGCGTGTATCTGCGCGAACTGGAAACGGGAAGCGAGCTGCGGCAGGCCTTGTCCTGGTGGTTCGATTTCTACAACAACCGCCGCCCGCATAAGACCTTTGACGGCAGAAAGCCGATGGAGATATATCAAGTGCTCAAGCCAGAGGGGGTACCCCCTCTGGCTTGCCCAGAAAAGGCGGCATAG
- a CDS encoding response regulator: protein MNLSTLVLPPSGPKTGPTSDFTVAIVDIRLPDIGGFAFIERASHINPELRYIIHTGSLDCANDRLQHGAANRIEAVLTKPVGRLQDFLDILDRVGCAK, encoded by the coding sequence ATGAACCTGTCCACCTTAGTTTTGCCGCCGAGTGGTCCAAAAACCGGACCCACTTCTGACTTCACAGTCGCCATCGTCGATATCCGCCTCCCTGATATAGGTGGATTCGCTTTTATTGAGCGTGCCAGTCACATCAATCCTGAACTGCGGTACATCATCCACACGGGTTCTCTTGACTGCGCAAATGACAGACTGCAGCACGGGGCAGCGAACCGGATAGAGGCTGTGCTCACCAAGCCCGTGGGCCGGTTGCAAGATTTCTTAGACATCCTTGACCGCGTGGGTTGTGCAAAATGA
- a CDS encoding sigma-54-dependent transcriptional regulator, producing the protein MNASDPTRILIIEDEPMLRLTLGDHLRDQGFEVFEAGDGQTGLDLFRTQHPSLVTLDLRMTPLDGHAVLAAIRQEDQDVPVIIISGQGQMNDVILALRAGAFDYLQKPIFDMAILDHALDRALERSALKRGNARLSRSFLAEGPQRPEDFALLLTTNKRMRDIFRYCEAVAQSLEPVLITGETGVGKELLARALHRSSRRVGPFVAVNVAGLDDQAFSDTLFGHVRGAFTGADRPREGLMEKAAGGTLFLDEVGDLGQQAQVRLLRVLQEREYHPLGSDTLRPLRARVLAATNRQIDELRGGRGFRSDFFYRLATHAVTLPPLRERSEDIPLLIRHFLTEACVPLGRPVPACPPSLLARLKAYSFPGNVRELKAMAHDALGRSTGGLLGPEAFPALAVLPDAHDCRNAHKNPFADLPSLPTLRAAADALVIEAMRRAEGVQKTAAVLLGISPQALSERLKRG; encoded by the coding sequence ATGAATGCTTCTGACCCGACCCGCATCCTGATCATCGAGGACGAGCCAATGTTGAGGCTCACCTTAGGCGACCATCTGCGCGATCAAGGTTTTGAGGTTTTTGAGGCTGGGGATGGCCAGACCGGCCTCGACCTTTTCCGTACGCAGCACCCCTCCCTTGTCACTCTGGATTTGCGCATGACTCCGTTGGACGGTCATGCGGTTCTCGCCGCAATCCGCCAGGAAGACCAGGATGTTCCTGTGATCATCATCTCCGGGCAAGGGCAGATGAATGACGTCATTCTGGCCCTGCGCGCCGGGGCCTTCGATTACCTTCAGAAGCCGATCTTCGACATGGCCATCCTGGACCACGCATTGGACCGCGCCCTGGAGCGCAGCGCTCTGAAGCGCGGCAACGCCAGACTCTCGCGCTCTTTTTTAGCCGAAGGCCCCCAACGCCCCGAGGACTTCGCGCTGTTGCTCACCACAAACAAACGCATGCGGGACATCTTTCGATACTGTGAAGCCGTGGCCCAAAGCCTTGAACCTGTGCTTATCACAGGGGAGACGGGCGTGGGCAAGGAACTGCTGGCCCGTGCCCTGCACCGTTCCAGCCGCCGCGTTGGGCCGTTTGTTGCGGTGAACGTGGCCGGATTGGATGACCAAGCCTTCTCGGACACGCTCTTCGGCCATGTGCGCGGTGCCTTTACCGGGGCGGATCGCCCGCGAGAAGGCCTTATGGAAAAGGCTGCGGGGGGAACGTTGTTTCTGGACGAGGTGGGTGACCTGGGCCAGCAGGCCCAGGTGCGCCTGCTCCGGGTACTGCAAGAGCGCGAATACCATCCGCTGGGCAGCGACACTCTCAGGCCGCTGCGGGCGCGGGTTCTCGCCGCCACCAACAGGCAGATCGACGAACTGCGTGGTGGTCGAGGCTTCCGGAGCGACTTCTTCTACCGGCTGGCTACCCATGCCGTGACCCTGCCGCCTCTGAGGGAACGGTCCGAGGACATTCCCCTTCTTATAAGGCACTTCCTGACCGAGGCCTGCGTCCCACTTGGACGGCCCGTGCCGGCCTGCCCACCTTCTTTGCTGGCTCGGCTTAAGGCCTATTCTTTTCCCGGCAACGTGCGCGAGCTGAAGGCCATGGCCCATGACGCTCTCGGTCGCAGCACTGGAGGTCTTCTTGGGCCGGAGGCTTTTCCAGCCCTTGCCGTGCTGCCAGATGCCCATGACTGCCGCAACGCGCATAAAAATCCTTTTGCCGATTTGCCTTCTTTGCCCACTCTTCGCGCCGCAGCCGACGCCTTGGTTATCGAAGCAATGCGCCGCGCCGAGGGCGTGCAGAAGACAGCCGCCGTTCTTCTGGGCATCAGCCCCCAGGCCTTAAGTGAACGCTTGAAACGCGGCTAA
- a CDS encoding HD domain-containing phosphohydrolase — protein MAKILCIDDEPLMRMTTRDYLMDMGHEVLEAASGAEGVAMFRRHRPDIVLSDLSMPSGDGFLVVTQLAEESPETPVVIISGTGTVDKAVKTLRMGAWDYLTKPLHDMNLLGQTVERVLKKAQERMAADQYHLRLESRTRELERELLDWTRSHQDTVQRLESALKRSINSFNIALREKDPYTAGHNERVASIAVDIGAAMGLGSKMQETLMLAGRLHDIGKIGVSEAILNKRGTLSAHEFEQIKTHVRGSYRILRSIPFDGPVAQVVLQHHERFDGTGYPEGLVGEAILLEARILAVADVYEALTSDRPYRAGLSPADAARHILTNAGTHFCPHCADAFGQYISKHQS, from the coding sequence ATGGCGAAGATTCTATGCATCGACGACGAACCCCTCATGCGTATGACTACCAGGGATTACCTGATGGACATGGGGCATGAAGTGCTGGAGGCGGCCAGCGGCGCCGAAGGGGTGGCCATGTTCCGCCGGCATCGGCCGGACATCGTGCTCTCGGACCTGAGCATGCCGAGTGGAGACGGCTTCCTCGTAGTGACCCAGTTGGCGGAGGAGTCCCCAGAGACGCCAGTGGTCATCATCTCCGGCACGGGCACCGTGGACAAAGCGGTCAAGACTCTGCGCATGGGCGCCTGGGATTACCTCACAAAGCCCCTGCACGACATGAATCTTCTGGGGCAGACCGTGGAGCGGGTGCTTAAGAAGGCCCAAGAGCGTATGGCTGCCGACCAGTATCATCTGCGACTGGAGAGCAGAACCCGCGAACTGGAGCGGGAACTGCTGGACTGGACCCGCAGCCACCAGGACACTGTGCAACGGCTGGAATCGGCTCTCAAGAGGAGCATCAACTCATTCAACATCGCCCTGCGCGAGAAGGATCCGTATACCGCCGGACATAACGAGCGCGTCGCCAGCATCGCCGTAGACATCGGGGCGGCCATGGGACTGGGGAGCAAGATGCAGGAGACGCTCATGCTGGCCGGGCGGTTGCACGACATCGGCAAGATTGGCGTGTCTGAGGCCATTCTGAACAAACGCGGCACATTGAGCGCGCATGAATTCGAGCAGATCAAGACTCACGTGCGAGGGAGCTACCGCATCCTGCGCAGCATTCCTTTCGACGGGCCAGTGGCCCAGGTGGTGCTCCAACACCACGAGCGCTTCGATGGCACCGGCTATCCTGAAGGGCTGGTCGGGGAGGCCATACTTTTGGAAGCGCGCATCCTCGCCGTCGCCGATGTCTACGAAGCCCTGACCTCCGACCGCCCCTACCGGGCAGGGCTTAGCCCAGCCGATGCTGCTCGCCATATCCTCACGAATGCCGGCACACATTTTTGCCCCCACTGCGCTGACGCATTCGGACAGTATATTTCCAAGCACCAGTCCTGA
- a CDS encoding chemotaxis protein CheW: MNAETTISSTTESLLQLVTFKVAEEEYGVDILSVQEIIRHTGITKVPSAPVFVEGILNLRGKVIPIVDMRKRFGLVSKEPDPQTRIVVFALESGVIGCLVDSVSEVLRLPSSMVEAAPAVVSGVDSKYIRGVGRLGSERDGRLLILLDSGQMLTVEEMDALHGQAASAQ; the protein is encoded by the coding sequence ATGAACGCCGAAACGACCATCAGCAGCACCACGGAGTCCCTGCTTCAGCTCGTCACCTTCAAGGTGGCAGAGGAGGAGTACGGGGTGGACATTCTCTCGGTGCAGGAGATCATCCGCCATACGGGCATCACCAAAGTGCCCAGCGCGCCGGTCTTTGTTGAGGGCATTTTGAACCTGCGCGGCAAGGTCATCCCCATCGTCGACATGCGCAAGCGCTTCGGCCTTGTGTCCAAGGAGCCTGACCCACAGACACGCATCGTGGTCTTCGCCCTGGAGAGCGGGGTCATCGGCTGCCTGGTGGACTCGGTCTCCGAGGTGCTGCGCTTGCCCTCCTCCATGGTGGAAGCCGCTCCGGCCGTCGTTTCCGGGGTGGACTCCAAATACATCCGCGGAGTTGGGCGGCTGGGGAGCGAACGCGACGGCCGCCTGCTCATCCTGTTGGACTCCGGCCAGATGTTGACCGTGGAAGAGATGGACGCCCTCCATGGGCAAGCCGCAAGCGCTCAGTGA
- a CDS encoding methyl-accepting chemotaxis protein: MNTLRNLKLRTKLLASFFVVSLLTLAVGFYGSIKMNEISDNETKLYEKSMVPLGQIAEVSIHFQRMRANLVMAAHAKDKAELDDAVENILKFRAVIKDNLETYKNGITSDKERALYEQLLERRQLYIAVLDKVMALAKDGKEAEAAALVAGEARKTGRAYQATIDELTDLNLADAKVISDADTVSANTASKMMYAVMALSFIASIGLGVLLTSNVSAQLGEDPGYLGEVAGKIAGGDLDVAFRVQQKRGGVYAVMQDMVQTMKGKIAEAEQKTAEAAEQARLAQIATDEANEAKARAERAKAEGMIAAAQQLEKIVEAVSSASEELSAQIEQSSRGTEVQSQRVAETATAMEEMNATVLEVAKNASQAADSSGNARAKALEGAKVVAHAVESITDVQNKSVTLKNDMAVLGKQAEGIGQIMNVISDIADQTNLLALNAAIEAARAGDAGRGFAVVADEVRKLAEKTMAATKEVGEAVSGIQQGARKNLENVEHSVVTIEKATSLANESGAALKEIVALVEVSTDQVRSIAAASEEQSAASEEINHSIEDINRISGETASAMNQSAQAVVDLASQAQTLRTIIENMKSGA; this comes from the coding sequence ATGAACACCCTGCGCAACCTGAAACTCCGCACCAAGCTGCTCGCCAGTTTTTTCGTCGTCTCGCTGCTCACCCTTGCGGTGGGCTTTTACGGCAGCATCAAGATGAACGAGATCAGCGATAACGAGACGAAGCTCTACGAGAAGAGCATGGTTCCCCTCGGCCAGATCGCCGAGGTGTCCATCCACTTTCAGCGCATGCGCGCCAATCTGGTCATGGCCGCTCATGCCAAGGACAAGGCCGAGCTGGACGATGCCGTGGAGAATATCCTGAAGTTCCGGGCCGTCATCAAGGACAACCTCGAAACGTACAAGAACGGCATAACTTCTGACAAGGAGCGCGCCCTCTACGAGCAACTGCTGGAACGCCGCCAGCTCTACATCGCCGTACTGGACAAGGTCATGGCCCTGGCCAAGGACGGCAAGGAAGCCGAGGCGGCCGCCCTTGTGGCTGGCGAAGCGCGCAAGACCGGACGCGCATACCAGGCCACCATCGACGAGCTCACGGACCTCAACCTTGCCGACGCCAAGGTCATCTCCGACGCCGACACCGTCAGCGCCAACACGGCCTCGAAAATGATGTACGCGGTTATGGCCCTGTCCTTCATCGCCTCCATCGGCTTGGGGGTGCTGCTCACTTCCAATGTCTCCGCCCAGCTGGGCGAGGATCCGGGCTACCTGGGCGAGGTGGCGGGCAAGATCGCCGGCGGCGATCTGGACGTGGCCTTCCGTGTCCAGCAGAAGCGGGGTGGCGTGTATGCCGTCATGCAGGACATGGTGCAGACCATGAAGGGCAAGATCGCCGAGGCCGAACAGAAGACCGCCGAGGCCGCCGAGCAGGCCCGGCTGGCGCAGATCGCCACGGACGAAGCCAACGAGGCCAAGGCCAGGGCGGAACGGGCCAAGGCCGAGGGCATGATCGCCGCCGCACAGCAGCTGGAGAAGATCGTGGAGGCCGTCAGCTCCGCCAGCGAGGAGCTCTCCGCCCAGATCGAGCAGTCCAGCCGAGGCACCGAGGTGCAGAGCCAGCGCGTGGCCGAGACCGCCACGGCCATGGAGGAGATGAACGCCACCGTGCTTGAGGTGGCCAAGAACGCCTCCCAGGCGGCGGACTCCTCGGGCAACGCCCGCGCCAAGGCGCTCGAGGGCGCCAAGGTCGTGGCCCACGCGGTGGAGAGCATCACCGACGTGCAGAACAAGTCAGTGACCTTGAAGAACGACATGGCCGTGCTGGGCAAGCAGGCCGAGGGCATCGGCCAGATCATGAACGTCATCAGCGACATCGCGGATCAAACCAATCTGCTGGCCTTGAACGCCGCCATCGAGGCCGCCCGGGCCGGAGACGCCGGGCGCGGCTTCGCCGTGGTGGCCGACGAGGTGCGCAAGCTGGCGGAAAAGACCATGGCCGCCACCAAGGAGGTGGGCGAAGCCGTCAGCGGCATCCAGCAGGGCGCGCGCAAGAATCTGGAGAACGTGGAGCACTCCGTGGTCACCATCGAGAAGGCCACCAGCCTGGCCAACGAGTCCGGCGCGGCCCTGAAGGAGATCGTGGCCCTGGTGGAGGTGTCCACCGACCAGGTGCGCTCCATCGCCGCCGCCAGCGAGGAACAGTCCGCCGCCAGCGAGGAGATCAACCACAGCATAGAGGACATCAACCGCATCTCCGGCGAGACCGCAAGCGCCATGAACCAGTCCGCCCAGGCCGTGGTAGACTTGGCGAGCCAGGCGCAGACTCTGCGTACGATCATCGAAAACATGAAGAGCGGCGCCTAG
- a CDS encoding PAS domain S-box protein yields the protein MLAWFPSQAVQLGITLVCSFIAVAALAVLLAQRKRYEKQLAAKAAKLGKSIELQQDLIRRDTGLRTILDHTNTIFFILDREGTVLLSEGMGLNLIKRPTGGSLGKKFQDVHPNRADLQEYFKRTLGGETVQEYVPFSGGTFQLLTSLLPDHEGEAGGLAGILLDVTEIEQARRRAMESEERLSAIFNNAPLGIFLSTFGGQIEEVNPELVRMSGYESRDEFLRVDPRSLYAQTGTREEMLKELLSSPAGVRRELMLRRKDGSQLPVVVSISLGFDDEGRPARVHGVVEDLSQRKEHERELLFWTQRFEIVNAAAQHIFYDYDLLAGNMQWIGAVREVLGFERQELDGPIQLWENLLHPYDAPEVLWKLNEVCASGEKFDMEYRMRHKTGHYVYVHDSGVFQAGDNGRPVQMLGIIQNINARKQAELALAASEQMYRTLFESAQDTILVMDGPTIVDCNPSATALTGRTREEIIGRTPADFAPQVQTGGADTRQMMERILKQVESGERLHFEWLCQRMDGGIAEIETSLTPMHVGGTRYFLAFTRDISKRKEAERSLRLSEEKFSKIYNLAPYSISIARLRDSIILDVNAAFELLTGYSKEEAVGRNGDELRLWNDPASRLVFLDQLRRGGMVLDYEFVMRRKDGALRTALNSCQHIEINGERCSLNIVRDITETKLVQQAMVQTEKMMSLGGLAAGMAHEINNPLGIISQSVQGVQRRLDPALPANREEATALGLDLETLQEFMRRRNISRYLDSILEAGQRAAGIVRHMLNFSRRSDSGIVDQDMAALVRQAVSLAKQDYDLKKKYDFRQVDVRLELSDALPSIPCIPSEIEQVLLNLLRNAAQAMARAGTANPTIIVRTAREDAEALIEVEDNGPGIPADQLNRVFEPFYTTKAVGEGTGLGLSVSYFIITTTHGGSMSVVSVPDQNTRFSIRLPLKRPATTAKA from the coding sequence ATGCTTGCCTGGTTCCCAAGCCAAGCCGTTCAACTCGGCATCACTCTTGTCTGCAGCTTCATTGCCGTGGCCGCGCTTGCCGTGCTTCTTGCGCAGCGAAAGCGCTACGAGAAGCAACTGGCCGCGAAGGCCGCCAAACTTGGCAAGTCCATTGAGCTGCAACAGGATCTGATCAGGCGAGATACAGGACTGCGCACCATCCTTGACCACACCAACACCATCTTTTTCATCCTTGACCGCGAGGGCACGGTGCTGCTCTCCGAAGGCATGGGTCTGAATCTAATCAAGCGCCCGACAGGGGGTAGCCTGGGCAAGAAATTCCAGGACGTGCATCCGAACCGGGCAGACTTGCAGGAATACTTCAAGAGAACCTTGGGCGGAGAGACTGTTCAGGAATATGTCCCCTTTTCAGGCGGCACGTTCCAACTCCTGACCAGTCTCCTCCCTGACCACGAAGGCGAGGCAGGAGGATTGGCGGGCATCCTTCTCGACGTCACCGAGATTGAGCAGGCTCGCCGTCGCGCCATGGAAAGCGAGGAGCGGCTCAGCGCGATCTTCAACAACGCCCCCCTTGGCATTTTTCTCTCTACGTTCGGCGGACAGATCGAGGAGGTCAACCCGGAACTGGTACGGATGTCCGGCTACGAAAGCCGTGACGAATTCCTCCGCGTTGACCCGCGCTCCCTGTATGCGCAGACTGGTACGCGCGAGGAGATGTTGAAAGAACTGTTGTCCTCCCCGGCTGGAGTGCGCAGGGAATTGATGCTCCGCCGCAAGGACGGCAGCCAGCTGCCTGTCGTTGTCAGTATTTCGCTCGGCTTTGACGACGAGGGGCGTCCTGCTCGGGTGCATGGCGTCGTGGAGGATCTCAGCCAGCGCAAGGAGCATGAACGCGAACTGCTGTTCTGGACACAGCGCTTCGAGATAGTGAACGCTGCTGCCCAGCACATCTTTTACGATTATGACCTGTTGGCGGGCAACATGCAGTGGATCGGAGCCGTGCGCGAGGTGTTGGGTTTCGAGCGACAAGAGCTGGACGGTCCCATACAGCTCTGGGAAAACCTGTTGCATCCCTACGACGCGCCGGAGGTTTTGTGGAAATTGAATGAGGTCTGCGCGAGCGGCGAAAAGTTCGACATGGAATACCGCATGCGGCACAAGACCGGCCACTATGTCTACGTGCACGACAGCGGGGTTTTTCAGGCGGGAGACAACGGACGGCCGGTGCAGATGCTGGGCATCATCCAGAACATCAATGCCCGGAAGCAGGCGGAACTGGCCCTTGCTGCCAGCGAACAAATGTATCGTACCCTCTTCGAGTCCGCCCAGGACACCATCCTGGTGATGGACGGCCCGACCATAGTGGACTGCAACCCCAGCGCAACCGCCCTCACTGGTCGCACGCGGGAAGAAATTATCGGCCGGACTCCGGCGGACTTCGCCCCGCAGGTGCAGACGGGTGGGGCTGACACGAGACAGATGATGGAACGGATACTCAAGCAGGTCGAGTCCGGTGAACGGCTGCACTTCGAGTGGCTGTGCCAACGGATGGACGGCGGTATTGCCGAGATTGAGACCTCGCTGACGCCCATGCATGTGGGCGGAACACGCTATTTTCTGGCCTTCACACGGGATATCTCCAAACGCAAGGAGGCCGAACGCAGCCTGCGCCTCTCGGAAGAAAAATTCTCCAAGATCTACAATCTGGCGCCATACAGCATCTCAATTGCACGGCTGAGAGACAGCATAATCCTGGATGTGAACGCCGCCTTCGAACTCCTCACCGGCTACTCCAAAGAAGAGGCCGTAGGTAGGAACGGTGACGAACTGCGCCTGTGGAACGACCCTGCAAGCCGCTTGGTGTTCCTGGACCAGCTGCGGCGCGGCGGGATGGTGCTGGACTATGAGTTCGTGATGCGCCGCAAGGACGGTGCCCTTCGCACCGCCTTGAATTCATGCCAACATATAGAAATTAACGGGGAACGCTGCTCACTGAACATCGTGCGCGACATCACGGAAACAAAACTGGTGCAGCAGGCCATGGTGCAGACGGAAAAGATGATGTCCCTTGGCGGCTTGGCCGCCGGCATGGCGCATGAAATCAACAATCCCCTGGGCATCATCTCTCAATCCGTGCAGGGAGTGCAGCGACGCCTCGATCCCGCACTGCCGGCCAACAGGGAGGAAGCCACCGCGCTGGGCCTGGATTTGGAGACGCTCCAAGAATTCATGCGCCGCCGCAATATTTCCCGCTACCTGGACAGCATCCTCGAGGCCGGACAGCGCGCCGCAGGCATCGTGCGGCACATGCTGAACTTCAGCCGCCGCAGTGACTCCGGCATCGTGGACCAGGACATGGCCGCCTTGGTGCGCCAAGCCGTCTCCCTGGCGAAGCAGGATTACGACCTCAAGAAGAAGTACGACTTCCGTCAGGTCGATGTACGTCTGGAACTCTCGGACGCGCTCCCCTCCATTCCCTGCATCCCCTCCGAGATTGAGCAGGTGCTTCTGAACCTCTTGCGCAACGCCGCGCAGGCCATGGCAAGGGCTGGCACGGCAAATCCGACCATCATCGTGCGCACAGCCAGGGAGGATGCCGAGGCCCTCATCGAGGTGGAGGACAACGGTCCGGGCATCCCAGCCGACCAACTGAACCGAGTGTTCGAACCATTTTATACCACCAAAGCAGTGGGAGAGGGCACAGGGTTGGGTCTCTCCGTTTCCTACTTCATCATCACCACCACCCACGGGGGCAGCATGAGCGTGGTGAGCGTCCCGGACCAGAACACACGCTTCAGCATCCGCCTCCCCCTGAAGCGCCCCGCCACAACGGCGAAAGCCTGA
- a CDS encoding TorD/DmsD family molecular chaperone, with protein sequence MQESQHEAQTLASLRDFFIAQDGAELEAAVGRLPEDLKSAVPAVPDWDAAEFDFNRFFVGPRILAAPPYASVYLSPEPQVMGEAALEARRIYAALGLQSPFDARLPDDHLSLELDALRIMQGVLSHTPSEPLKELRDCFVHEHLNVWVPLFARQVRMVAPEHTIIRFMADAVERCVESVAESKGRF encoded by the coding sequence ATGCAGGAATCTCAACACGAAGCCCAGACGCTCGCGTCCCTGAGAGATTTTTTCATCGCTCAGGACGGAGCCGAGCTGGAGGCCGCCGTCGGGAGGCTCCCCGAGGATCTCAAGTCCGCCGTTCCAGCCGTGCCGGACTGGGATGCCGCCGAGTTCGACTTCAACCGCTTCTTCGTCGGCCCCCGCATCCTGGCCGCCCCCCCCTATGCTTCCGTCTATCTGTCCCCCGAGCCGCAGGTCATGGGCGAGGCGGCCCTTGAGGCCCGGAGGATCTACGCGGCCCTGGGCCTGCAATCCCCGTTCGACGCCCGGCTCCCGGACGACCATCTGAGTCTCGAGCTCGACGCGTTGCGCATCATGCAGGGGGTTCTGTCCCACACGCCATCGGAGCCGCTGAAGGAGTTGCGGGACTGTTTCGTTCACGAACACCTGAACGTCTGGGTTCCGCTTTTCGCCAGGCAGGTCAGGATGGTCGCGCCCGAGCATACGATCATCCGTTTCATGGCGGACGCCGTGGAGCGGTGCGTGGAGTCGGTCGCCGAGTCGAAGGGCAGGTTCTAG